From the Spiroplasma sp. BIUS-1 genome, one window contains:
- a CDS encoding alpha/beta hydrolase, translating into MNYKKSLRKLKRYHYNWFNLTLLIILFPIAFLLSAFCAIVFVPYLFKYPRKGKYRGLDFNTYEHLMHDLESKDMTNFNLTKDQIKEFYIGPIQEQISALMVKNKNSKKWVIGLHGFKRNKYMGLRQIYHFYDQGYNLIAFDAFAHGLTYGKYSDFGLTNAKVLDEVIKWVKATYDVEEIGVLGTSMGATSSLFFAKKYYKENKVDWLIADCPFSQAVPQIRFFLQKYMVLPWWMMSLGINWNFRRYARASIKEVNLLKGYESMNDLKVLFIHGKKDDFIMYDNSVVMYHLKHNSENEKLSQINLYDNARHSSCMHKNMEDYMNTTIAFAKR; encoded by the coding sequence ATGAATTACAAAAAAAGTTTAAGAAAACTTAAAAGGTATCACTATAATTGATTTAATTTAACCTTACTTATAATACTATTTCCAATCGCTTTTCTACTATCAGCTTTTTGTGCAATAGTGTTTGTCCCCTACTTATTTAAGTATCCAAGAAAAGGAAAATACAGAGGACTTGATTTTAATACTTATGAACACTTAATGCATGATCTTGAGTCTAAAGATATGACAAACTTTAACTTAACAAAAGATCAAATAAAAGAGTTTTATATTGGTCCAATCCAAGAACAAATAAGTGCTTTAATGGTTAAAAACAAAAATAGTAAAAAATGAGTTATTGGACTTCATGGATTTAAAAGAAATAAATACATGGGTTTAAGACAAATATATCACTTCTATGATCAAGGATATAACTTAATAGCTTTTGATGCTTTTGCTCATGGTTTAACTTATGGAAAATATTCAGATTTTGGTTTAACAAATGCTAAAGTATTAGATGAAGTTATTAAATGAGTTAAAGCAACATATGATGTTGAAGAAATTGGAGTTTTAGGAACAAGTATGGGAGCTACAAGTTCACTGTTCTTTGCAAAAAAATACTACAAAGAAAATAAAGTGGATTGATTAATAGCAGATTGTCCTTTCTCACAAGCAGTTCCTCAAATCAGATTCTTTTTACAAAAATACATGGTATTGCCATGATGAATGATGTCACTTGGAATTAATTGAAACTTTAGAAGATATGCTCGAGCAAGCATTAAAGAAGTTAACCTTCTTAAAGGTTATGAAAGTATGAATGATTTAAAAGTACTTTTCATTCACGGTAAAAAAGATGACTTTATAATGTATGACAACTCTGTTGTTATGTATCATTTAAAACACAATTCAGAAAATGAAAAATTAAGTCAAATAAACTTATATGATAATGCACGACACTCAAGTTGTATGCACAAAAATATGGAAGACTATATGAACACAACAATTGCTTTTGCAAAAAGATAA
- a CDS encoding S1 RNA-binding domain-containing protein, with protein MGKIVNITITKIVDFGAFCDAEIDGKIYKGLIHISEIADAYVTNVSDFVTVGQQMDGYVISVDDSKDQAKLSLKRVSK; from the coding sequence ATGGGAAAAATTGTAAATATTACTATTACTAAAATCGTTGATTTTGGTGCATTCTGTGATGCTGAAATTGATGGAAAAATCTACAAAGGGTTAATTCATATTTCAGAAATCGCTGATGCTTACGTAACAAACGTTAGTGACTTCGTAACTGTAGGTCAACAAATGGATGGTTATGTAATTTCTGTTGATGACAGCAAAGATCAAGCTAAACTTTCATTAAAAAGAGTATCAAAATAA